The Lycium barbarum isolate Lr01 chromosome 4, ASM1917538v2, whole genome shotgun sequence nucleotide sequence ttccttagaggcttgtagatgagtCATTTcctgtttgtatatgtttgtttgGGTATTGTTGGCTTTGTACGATCATAGCAGCTTCGTTGACTTGCTCAGTTATGTATacatattttgggtgtgtgtgcccaATTCGGCCGAGATAGCTAGTGTTTATATATATCTAGATTGCAACCTTATcagcttgttggtattgtttgtgtgcaggtaggccctGTTGGCCTAAGTTGAGGTTAACCATTCAAAGTTACAGAttcagagtggttcgctcgggccgagTGTGGCACCGGGTGCCAGCCATGCCTCtctagatttggggcgtgacacttaaCATGCTTATTAAGGAACAAAAAATAGAATGACAAATTTACTGAATCACCTATTTGGAGGAAAACATTTGCACCCTTAGTTCCTAATTACCAGTATTATTTATTATAATTTCTTCTCAATGCATTTCCCAAAACGTTACATTTATTATAGTCAAagggaaaacattttccggattAACAAAAAAACACAAATGCATTCCCCAACCACCCGCACACCCAAACCCCACAACCGCCAACTCCATCCCGCACCAACAAACCCAACCCCACCCTCCAAAACATTTAGTTTTCATTTTTAAAAAAGTTTCTAAaagtttttcttttgttttttgcaccatcCAACCTCCCGCCTACCCCACCTTCCAACTCGTATATAACCCACCACCAAAAGTTGCACACTTTATTCAAAAATTTCATAGTGATTTTGCTTTGAGTACACGCAAATGCTCTTAAAATGATATTTTCAACTTGcgtaccaaacacaagaaaatgagtaaaaaaaatcatttatttttCGAGAAAgcattttcttggaaaacattttccttcgtacAAAACACACCCTAAGTGATTGTTTGGTAGGTAGCCAAAattatcccgggactaatttatcccatctcttgggattattttataccatctaaaagatggtataaaataatcccgggataagtgggataagaagggaTATCCCATCCTTGGGATTACACTTCATTTTGTACCGTGTTTGGTAGGAGTTATAAATTTATCtatacctcctaccaaacacTGTACAAAAAATTAGCGTTGAAATATCCCAGCCTAtatcatgcaccaaacgacccctaagtgttAAATTCTGTCCTGATTTTCTAAACTGAACAACTAAAATtgaaaaatgtatttttttttagtaCGGGCCAAATAAAAATGAAGGGAGTGGGTAACACAAAATCTCCATGACCATTTGAATTTTGAAGGTGAGACTGGTGCGCAATCACATAAAATCCCGCCAATATCAAACATTCGATTTCCGAATCCTCATAGCTTCCATATTCCACTCAATCCATAGAATTAAGATTTCAATTCTCAACAGAAACCGCTTCTTCAATTTCCTGATCGTAAAAGATATGTAGCCTCAGAATCTAGGGTTTGCGATGAATAATTTGGGGGATCTTAATAAGGTGTGGGAAATCAGAGCTCTGAAGCGTAAACCCAAACATGAAGAAGCCAACAAGATTCTTGAAAGAATTGCTAAACAGGTTCAGCCCATCATGCGTAAACATAATTGGAGAGTTAAACTTCTCTCTGAAATGTGGTAATTACTCTCACTCTTTTTACTCTTCTATTCACAAAATGGTTTATTCATATATACAGTGGTAAATgtaattgagccaagggtctattggaaacaggcttcctacctcccaaggtagggtaaggtctgcatCCACTCAACCCTCCCCAAATCCCACCTTGTGggaatatactgggtatgttgttgttgttgttgttgttgttactttcctttttagtttgtttaaaaaGGAATGTCAGCTTTCTATTTTTAGTACTTactctatttcaatttgtttgtcttacttttctttttaatccgtTTAAAGAAAGAATGTCACCTTCTATGCTCAGAATTCCCTCCGTTTTAGTTTGTTTGTCTGATTTTCACTTGTCACAGAGTATAAAAGAataaaaaagacttttgaatcttgtggtcttaatttaaagatatgtagaatgtacaAAAATACCCTTTAATCTTATCTTGTGGTCCGAAACATGCCATGTGAAAAGTTGGAACTAAAGGGTTGCCAAAGAAGGAAAGATATATTCTTttttaacaacaacatacctagtgtgcGCATTCAatttttaaacggactaaaaaggaacgtaagacaaacaaattgaaacagagagagtaacTCATTACACTCAACATCCTATCTGACATATTTCAgaccacaagaatttaagggcattttggtacattacgCACATCTTTAGTTTATGacaacaagattcaaaagtcttctttattttcttaaacttcgtgtcgaGTCTAACTAagaacaaacaaattgaaacggagggagtaactcTTAACACTCAACGTCCTACCtgacatatttaagaccacaagaatttaagggcaTTTTGTTACATTACGCACATTTTTggtttataaccacaagattcaaaagtctgctttattttcttaaacttcgtgtcgaCTTAAACTAATCCAGTGTTGTCTTAAATAAATTGTGAATGTTGCAGCCCGAAAAGGGCAGCCCTTTTGGGGTTGAATGTAGGAGCTGGGATACATGTAAAGTTGAGACTTCGAAGGCCGAACAATAATGAGGAATTTTACCCTTACAATGAAGTTCTGGATACAATGCTTCATGAACTTTGCCATAATGCTCATGGTCCACACAATGCCAGTTTCTACAAACTCTGGGATGAACTTAGAAAGGTACAGCCAAATCTCTCTCTAACAGCGTCGTttgtttcgttttttttttttttttttggctgctatagtgaaatgttgttatagagaactTATAAATATAACACAACATGAAAGATCAGTTCCACAGAAAACAtggttgttatagtgaaatgttgttatagatacCCTTTATAGAGAGGTAATTGCCAAATAAGCACGGTTGAGTCTGGATCTTTTTTAAGTCCGGGATTCTAAATTTTTGCAAGAGCTTTTTTTTTAATCCTCCTATGTAAACAATGTAACATATGGAGCTGCCAGTTCAATTTTCAAATGCTTTCATGGCAAATAGAGTTGATATCTTCCTTTCTATAGTTTAGAATGGCGGCCTGCTATTACAAGCTAAACTAGTCACTTAGCCCTTGTTTTGAAGATTCTAATTTAGTGCTATGACTATGCGTGGGTTATGGTTAAGAATTTATAATCTTATGTTACTTAAAAACCTTGTGTATATTTTGTTGGCTGTTTTCACCGTTGTTTGAGTTCATAGTATAcatattttgtgtacatactgtAAGTCTGTAAGTTTAAGTTCCTGAAAATTATATTAGATAACTATAACTTAGAATTTTACGAACTAATTTAGTCTGATGAGACAGTGGAAACATGAACTTGCATTAATTAATTGAGAttgtaatactccctccgtcctatatTAGTTGTCCACATTACTATAAATATCCATCCCAAAATACTTGTCCATTTAtaaaatcaagatagaattaattaagttttttctattgcccttaacattaatttttttttttaaagtaaccaATATTGATTAGGGTGCAATTAATTTGAGAGAAATAAGGGTAATGTAataaaaatacacttttatttatgAGTTCTTAAAGGACGTGCAAAGTagaaagtggacaagtaatatgggacggagggagtatactTTTTGGAGTTATTGCATTTGAAAATACCTAACAAACTTATCTGGTTTTCCTCTTCAGAAAACCAATTTTGAATAGCCAGGGCTATTAAGAGAAGACAAATAAATTATGATACGTCTAGagctttaatttttttaatgccaAAGCTACCCTTTTTGTGCCTAAGCAAATGCCATGGCAGAATTCAATTTAAATTCGTTCCGAAGTATGCTGGCCGTTCTTTGTTAACTTTCACACAGCATAAAATCTTTGCGAATCTCGGTAGTAATAGCTATCTTAATGCTGTCTCTTGAGACATGTTATCATTATCAACTAGACTTTCAAATGTCATAGAAGCTAAAACTTATTATAACAGAAAAAGGTGGCGGTCTGGTTATGCTGATCCTTATGTGTTTTCTCTTTCCTATGTAGCATGGGTGCATATGTGGATATAGTTTCAGGAATGCATATAATACAGACATACAATAATTGTTTTAATCATATGGATACAATACAATTTGATCTTCTATAATATATTAAAATAACCTATTCTTTATCTAGCAATATTATCAAAAGAATATCACAATAAGCATtataattgtaaaagaaatggaaAACACATTATTAAATTTGAGATGTCTAAATCTTGTTCAATATGACATAATGTAGAAGAAAAACCAATGTCAGGCATTGCTCCTGAACCCTGGAAATTGAAGCTGTAATGATTGAAGCTTTCTACCATTTATTACTAGGTACAGCTTCAAGGAAGaaaatgcatgatttatgtttaacATTTATGCTGCTTTCTTTTTGTGTACTTCTGGCTTTTGCTTTCTTTTGCTGCCATGAAAATTTATGGTCTTCTTTTTTGGATAGGAATGTGAAGATTTAATTAATAAAGGGATAAGTGGAACAGGAGAAGGGTTTGATCTCCATGGAAAGCGATTAGGAGGCCTTCACCCACAGCCATCCCTGTCGTCTCTCCGCCAAACTGCAGCAGCTGCTGCTGAAAATCGAGCACGTCTTAAATCCTTGCTACCATCTGGGCCTAGACGCCTGGGTGGCGACCATTCTATCAAATCTGCACTTACTCCAATTCAAGCTGCAGCAATGGCTGCAGAAAGGAGATTACAGGATAATATTTGGTGTGGCTCTGAGTTTTGTGACTTATCTGACGTAGATGAAACTTCTGATTCACTACCTGAACCTTTACCACTAGGGTCCAAGCTTTCGAATGGGGTTGATGCAGTGTCTTCCAAGGTAACATCTCGAAAAAGAAGTCGAGAATCGAATTCTGTATCATCTTCAAGGTCTTTGCATGGCCATACTGTGACTAAGTCAGTACCTAAGCCCCTGTCTAACCATGATAAAGAAATTGCTCGCGGAGTTGGTCAGGCAGAAGCAAACTCTCATACTGTGCCATCAAGAGGTTGTCCAGAGTCCTTTATTGATTTAACTGGGTATGCTTCGTGTTCTACATCAATGCATGGCCAAGATAACCTACACAGTCCCAAGGAATCAATGATGTGGGAGTGTTTAATGTGCACGTTGTTGAACCCAGTATGCTTTTCCCTCTTTAGATTAATCTGAGTGCTTTTCTGTTAGTTTTTCTTTCTCTCTCAATAAGCATTGATTTTTTTGTGCCAGATGAATTTGCACTTCTGGAAGTTGTGTAGACAAATTATGCTTTTACTGTAGCTTTCTCACACATGCTCCTAGCGGAACAGTCATAGGTTTACATTTAAGATCGTGTTAGAACTTAGCATTAACAAAAGTATGAGTTGCTCTGGTATGTTAGGAGACTTCCAATCTTTGTGACTttttctgctgaatatgtggtagAGGCATTATAATTACATCACTGCTTATGTAATATTCTCGAAGTGTCAAATAAACAAGCATTTCATTATAGATGTCAGGGTTTGTGTTGGTGTCCTGATTAGTGTGGGCTTGGACTCATTTCCAGACCCTTTGATATTCATGTGATATGCTAACCAATGTGCATTTAAGTGGAAAAAGCTTGATAGTTGTTGACTTCTTGTTCTTTCAATTACTGTTGTTTAATTCGGTTTTAAGTTTGTGAAATTCTTAATGTCTTATTTCTCCTGTTTATTAGCAGGATGTAACTAATAACTGTGTTTTTCCTCAGGCCATCCACTTCAGTTTTTACTTCTTCTGTTTGTTCCTATTAGTTTTCTAAAATCTTTTTAGACTTCCTGGAGTTGACTTCCTCTTTTTCTTCACCAATTCCTGGAGTTGACTTCCTCTTTTTCTTCACCAACGTTATGTGCAGCCATTAGCTCCTGTATGCAAACTTTGCCAGACCCAAAAGCCCAAAGATGTGGATGACAGAAATAGTATATGGTCATGCAAATTTTGTACGCTGGATAACAGTCTGAAGTTAGATCAGTGCACAGCCTGTGGAGAATGGAGATATTCTCATGGCCCTCCTGTAGCAACACCAGCACCCAATCTTGGCACTTGAGGTGAGCACGAATTGCCTGGTACTCGCATTGTTTTTGGAAATTGTGACTCCTCTGTATGATGTCGCCGATCAGTTGACCAAATACTCAAATAGCTCAGCTAACTTGAGAAACTGGAAAAGCTCTTTGTTTTTGCTAATTATGCTAAGTGGTACTTGTACTTTTGAATCTCCAGCCGAAGCATTTTTGACAAGAACCACTTTCCGTGATGCCTTttgggaaaaaaaaatatatatcaaagataAAGGCTCCAACATTAACACTATGTTTAAAGGCCATacttttctctctcaattttcTTCATGTCAATTTTTTTCATCAAGAAATATGCTATTTGCATTCGGAAAGAAAGAACCAATGTATCAGCAATATGTTTTTGTTCTTTCTGTTAAAATTGAAACTGCCATTTACGATCTTTCTCTAAGAAGGTTCAAGCATCTAAATCAAATTCAACTCCATCTTGTCATTCATTTGTTCAAGGAATTAAACTCAAAATATTATTGGTGATGATCATCGAAGTTTTGGGCAGATGATATAATTATCACTTTCAAATTATCAAGCCCTTAAATTAAGTTCAAATCATGGTTCGAAAgcataaaataccgaaaaccgaattaccgaatcGAACCGGCTATTTCAGTATTTCGATTTTCGGTTCAGTTTTCGGGACTGAAATTATAAAATTCAGTATTTCGATTTTGATATTCGGTATTTACAATTATAtcgttcggtaattcggtaaataccgaataccgaaataaaTATCAA carries:
- the LOC132636297 gene encoding DNA-dependent metalloprotease WSS1-like isoform X2, with product MNNLGDLNKVWEIRALKRKPKHEEANKILERIAKQVQPIMRKHNWRVKLLSEMCPKRAALLGLNVGAGIHVKLRLRRPNNNEEFYPYNEVLDTMLHELCHNAHGPHNASFYKLWDELRKECEDLINKGISGTGEGFDLHGKRLGGLHPQPSLSSLRQTAAAAAENRARLKSLLPSGPRRLGGDHSIKSALTPIQAAAMAAERRLQDNIWCGSEFCDLSDVDETSDSLPEPLPLGSKLSNGVDAVSSKVTSRKRSRESNSVSSSRSLHGHTVTKSVPKPLSNHDKEIARGVGQAEANSHTVPSRGCPESFIDLTGH
- the LOC132636297 gene encoding uncharacterized protein LOC132636297 isoform X1 gives rise to the protein MNNLGDLNKVWEIRALKRKPKHEEANKILERIAKQVQPIMRKHNWRVKLLSEMCPKRAALLGLNVGAGIHVKLRLRRPNNNEEFYPYNEVLDTMLHELCHNAHGPHNASFYKLWDELRKECEDLINKGISGTGEGFDLHGKRLGGLHPQPSLSSLRQTAAAAAENRARLKSLLPSGPRRLGGDHSIKSALTPIQAAAMAAERRLQDNIWCGSEFCDLSDVDETSDSLPEPLPLGSKLSNGVDAVSSKVTSRKRSRESNSVSSSRSLHGHTVTKSVPKPLSNHDKEIARGVGQAEANSHTVPSRGCPESFIDLTGYASCSTSMHGQDNLHSPKESMMWECLMCTLLNPPLAPVCKLCQTQKPKDVDDRNSIWSCKFCTLDNSLKLDQCTACGEWRYSHGPPVATPAPNLGT